The genomic DNA ATCGCGTAGAAGGGATGTTCCTCCGGGTTCGCATCCACGTGCCGAAGATGAACGGCGAGGCCCGGATGAAGCACGTGCAGAACGGGATATCGCGCCAGTGTTCCGATGTCGTGTCGGAGATTGGTGTCGCTCGAAGCTCTCACTATGGTTCGTTCGGCGAGGATCTCGTCACGCATCTCCGGGTGCCGTGCGAGATATGCGTCGATGGCTTCCCTCGTGGCGTCGGGAGGATAGATGTTGCGCACCGGTTTCTCCGGACCGACCGGGAGGAACGCCACCCGCTCGTTCTCCAGCGTCGTGACGATCGGGCCCTTGCTCAGCCGGTAGAGCGCGAGGAGGTTCCTGGTCGCGCGGCTGTCGAGCTCGACGTGCAGCGCTCTGAGCGCGGCGAGCGAGCTGAGAGCTTCCGGATGCTTCGCTTCGAGGTAGAGCTGGTGGAGGATCGCCCCGGCCTCGAGGAGATGGCCGACGGCGCGCCGCTCGCCGGGCGTCAGGTCCGACAGATCAGGATCGAGACGGATCGTGCGGGTCGCGTCGAGGATCGGCTGACTGCGATCGACCCCCCAATACCCCTCGGGGAGCTCCTGGGCAGAGGCGGTCGCAGCGATGAGGAGGAGAGCGGCGGACATCGGAGCGCTTTTCATGGCGGAACTATCGTATGCGATCTGGGAGAAACGGTTGGAGGTTGGAAGCAGGTTGGAGGTTTGAGGTTGGCGGTTGGAGGAGTACGGCCAAGCGAAGCGCCGCGCCCTCGTCATCCTGAGCAAGTGACCGGCGCCTTGCGACGGTGATCGGAAATGACACCCGTGAGTGCAGAAACAACCGAACTCGCGTACTCAAACCGACGTCATCCTGAGCGGGGGGTCGGGCGGGCAGGCGAAGGACCTCGCAGGTTGGGACATCAGCCCAAGCGAAGCGCTGCAGGAGGGTCGAAGTCCAACAATTTCGTGGTCGTTTCATCCTGAGCCGGCGAAGGATCGGGGCGGGGGCTCACTAACGAAGGCGACGCCAGCTCGCGGAATCGAATCACGAGCCTGCCCCCGGACCCGACTCCTCCAACCTCCAACCTCCTCCCGTTACAATCCCCCTCCTTGATCGATCTCGTCATCATCGCCGCCTACCTGACAGGCGTCATCGCTGCCGGAATCTGGTTCTCGAAGCGGCAGAAGTCGACCGCCCGTTACTTCCTCGCCGGCCGCAACCTCCCGTGGTGGGCGATCAGCGCGTCGATCGTGGCGACGGAGACTTCGACGATCTCCTTCATCTCGGTTCCCGGAATCGCCTACGCGTACGGCGGCGACTTCCGGTTTCTGCAGCTCGTTCTCGGGTACCTGATCGGCCGGATCGTCATCTCGATCCTCTTCATACCGTCGTATTTCCGGGAAGAGCTCGTCACCGTCTATCAGCTGCTCCAGAGCGTCTTCGGCGGCGGCGTTCGCGCTCTCTCCTCGGCGATTTTCGTCGTCATGCGGATCATCGCGGACGGAGTGCGGCTGCTGCTGACCGCGCTCGTGATCGCCGCGGTTTTCACCGCGCTCGCCCCGGATCAGGCCTCCCATCTCGTGATCCCCGCCTCGATCATCGGCCTCGGGCTGATCATGATCGTCTTCACGTTCCTCGGAGGAATCGAGGCCGTCGTCTGGATCGAGGTCGTGCAGCTCGGCATCTACATCGCCGGCGCGATCGCCGCGGCGGTCGTGCTCACCGGTCTGATCCCTGGCGGCGCAGCGGCCGCGATCGATCTCGCCGCGGCCGCCGGGAAGCTGCGCTTCTTCGACTTCGCGTTCGACATCTCGACGACATTCGGCTTCTGGGCGGGACTCATCGGGGGTTGCTTTCTCACGATGAGCACACACGGAACCGATCAGTTCATGGTGCAGAGATATCTCTCATCGCGGAGCGAGCGGGATGCGATGCTGGGCCTTCTCTCCTCCGGGGTTCTCGTTTTCGTGCAGTTCCTCGGGTTCCTCTTCATCGGGATTCTGCTTTTCGCCTTCTACCGGCCGGATCGGATTCCCGACTGGGCGACGAACGTGGCGGCGCCCTTCGATGCGCCGGATCAGGTCTTCGCGCACTTCATCGCGAATCATCTGCCGGCCGGTCTGATGGGACTCGTCGTGGCGGCCATACTCGCCGCAGCGCTGTCGTCGTCGCTCAGCTCGATCGCGTCGACCGCGACCGCGGATCTCTATGCCCCCGCGGTGAAGGGGAGGGACGATCGCCACTACCTCAATGCTTCGCGCCTTTTCACCGTCGGCGCCGGCATCGCGCAGATCATCGTCGCGCTGATTCTGATGGGGGAGACCCGCTCGGCGCTCAACATCGCGCTCTCGGTCGCATCGCTGCTCAACGGGCCGATCCTCGGGATCTTTCTTCTTGCGGCGATGGGAGTACGGGGGCCACGAGCAGCGCTGGCAGGAATGATCGCGGGCCTCGCCGCGGTGACGTGGGTCTGGCTCGGAACCTCCGCGGCCTGGCCCTGGTACGTGACCGTCGGAAGCCTCGTCACTGTCGCGGTGGGGTGGATCGTTTCGAAGGAATCGAGCGCGCAGGTCCGGTGAACATGGAGTGCGGCGCACCCCGGCGCCGTCCTCAGCCGGCCTGGCGGAGGAAGCGGCCTGCGACCGGACCTATCCGCGCGGACTCGGTGATCCAGGGAGCATGTCCTCCGCCGACCACGTGCAGCTCGGCGCGGGGCATCAGCTCGACCATCCGCTCGCCCGTCTCGACCGAGCCGAAGGGATCGTTCTCACCCCAGAAGACCATGGTCGGTTGTCTCAACGCCTCGAGCTGCTCGGAAGTCAACCGCATCTCCGGTCGATTGCCTCTCAAACGGATCAGAGCGTTGAGTGTCGGAAGAAACTTCGCTCTGAAACCCGGAAGCTGCTCGGTTCTCAGCAGCAGCTCCGCCAGCTCGGGGGGGAGCGGGTACTCATTCACCATCCGGCTCAACTCCTCCACCTGGCCCTCCGATGGTGGACGAATTCGCGTCAGCAGACGCCCGAGGGGCCGGAAGGAAAGAAGTCGCATCGGCAGCGGTGCTGAGGTGTCGAGGACGATGGCCGGACAGCCGAGATGCACCATGGCGGTCACACGTTCCGGTCTGTCGAGTGCCAGCCATAACGTCCAGAGCGAGCCGAGCGAGTTGGCGACGAACGGCGCCGCGCTCAGTTCGAGCCCGTCGAGTACCTCGCCCAGAAAAACGCCAGTGTTGTGACGGAAGTCCTCGGTGAAGGCCTCGATGGTGTCGGTGAGTCCATAGCCGGGGAGATCGACCGCGAACAGGCGGAATCCATCGAGCTCTGCCATCAGGGGCGCCCACATCGCGCCGGGCGTTCCGATGCCGTTGAGCATCACGACCGGTGGTCCGTCGCCCGAGACCAGGACGTGAGTCTTTCCGTCGATTGATGGTACATCGATGAAGCGTGATTCGGCACTCACCTCGTACCGGTCGAGCATCCGTCTCTGCGCTTCGAAGAAATTCTCTCTCGCCTTCGTCATGACGAATCCGCCGTACATTCTGACAAATCGCGGCTGACGCCGTCGACGCCCGCGTCATGGGCTGACTTGGCAGATCACCAGGAGAGCGATACCATCTTCTATGGAAGCGGTTACCACGTATCGAAATACCGGGTCGAGATCATTGTCCCGGGGCGTCGATTGGCTATGCCAGAATCCTGCTTCGGCAGGAGCGCCGATCTCATTGTCGGAACCGCTTCCATTTTTCATTTCTCCCCATCCGTCTCGTACGCGGC from Acidobacteriota bacterium includes the following:
- a CDS encoding sodium/solute symporter (Members of the Solute:Sodium Symporter (SSS), TC 2.A.21 as described in tcdb.org, catalyze solute:Na+ symport. Known solutes for members of the family include sugars, amino acids, nucleosides, inositols, vitamins, urea or anions, depending on the system.) → MIDLVIIAAYLTGVIAAGIWFSKRQKSTARYFLAGRNLPWWAISASIVATETSTISFISVPGIAYAYGGDFRFLQLVLGYLIGRIVISILFIPSYFREELVTVYQLLQSVFGGGVRALSSAIFVVMRIIADGVRLLLTALVIAAVFTALAPDQASHLVIPASIIGLGLIMIVFTFLGGIEAVVWIEVVQLGIYIAGAIAAAVVLTGLIPGGAAAAIDLAAAAGKLRFFDFAFDISTTFGFWAGLIGGCFLTMSTHGTDQFMVQRYLSSRSERDAMLGLLSSGVLVFVQFLGFLFIGILLFAFYRPDRIPDWATNVAAPFDAPDQVFAHFIANHLPAGLMGLVVAAILAAALSSSLSSIASTATADLYAPAVKGRDDRHYLNASRLFTVGAGIAQIIVALILMGETRSALNIALSVASLLNGPILGIFLLAAMGVRGPRAALAGMIAGLAAVTWVWLGTSAAWPWYVTVGSLVTVAVGWIVSKESSAQVR
- a CDS encoding alpha/beta hydrolase → MTKARENFFEAQRRMLDRYEVSAESRFIDVPSIDGKTHVLVSGDGPPVVMLNGIGTPGAMWAPLMAELDGFRLFAVDLPGYGLTDTIEAFTEDFRHNTGVFLGEVLDGLELSAAPFVANSLGSLWTLWLALDRPERVTAMVHLGCPAIVLDTSAPLPMRLLSFRPLGRLLTRIRPPSEGQVEELSRMVNEYPLPPELAELLLRTEQLPGFRAKFLPTLNALIRLRGNRPEMRLTSEQLEALRQPTMVFWGENDPFGSVETGERMVELMPRAELHVVGGGHAPWITESARIGPVAGRFLRQAG